A single Tenacibaculum sp. Bg11-29 DNA region contains:
- a CDS encoding TIGR02594 family protein, protein MNSLMSTALSQYGVKEVKGAKDHPQIINYFVSLGYDRSKFKDETAWCSAFVNWVAKQAGYENSNKLTARSWLTVGTSTMAPEQGDLVVLWRDHPNSWKGHVGFLVKETNRYVYLLGGNQGDSVSIKAYPKKRVLDFRKLKKNG, encoded by the coding sequence ATGAATAGTTTAATGTCAACAGCGTTATCGCAATACGGAGTAAAAGAAGTAAAAGGAGCTAAAGATCATCCACAAATTATAAATTACTTTGTATCGTTAGGGTATGATCGATCAAAATTTAAAGACGAAACCGCTTGGTGTAGCGCCTTTGTAAATTGGGTAGCAAAACAAGCAGGTTATGAAAATTCAAACAAGTTAACAGCACGTAGCTGGTTAACAGTAGGTACCTCTACTATGGCTCCAGAACAAGGAGATTTAGTCGTGTTATGGAGAGATCATCCAAATAGTTGGAAAGGGCATGTAGGTTTTTTAGTTAAAGAAACCAATCGATATGTGTATTTGCTAGGAGGTAATCAAGGAGATAGTGTAAGTATAAAAGCATACCCTAAAAAAAGAGTGTTAGATTTTAGAAAATTAAAAAAGAATGGATAA
- a CDS encoding zincin-like metallopeptidase toxin domain-containing protein, whose amino-acid sequence MHAHEYGSKHFKHKTNFKDLVVFSDVQQNKIKETTVPSSSVYVEIEKGVKSPDKWLLHFNSRLSGEYGDFFLENNPPYGEVSKLQYEENDDNFAFIQENIADFQNGTLPYYKINEKFYIQLDNSIDLEEVIVNANPSPLPRDVKSVEYDAFVTVFISEDGAQLLQAYEAVKKVGAHEVVIFIERSSGSNLFGTVFRIKKGKNVNTLLETNRIHIAEIARAYGVDIIANKLSKMIEQELKKTKESNFYLVLATGGRMVRWGADVTFSNSSKFLKSTGEEIGKLKLGDNYWKTEIEGKENPKYDPLLPKLKINESFSSEKIANSIYKTYVTPLEGVVASFAERFNKHWLFKELMPFKVDYITKLLQYIPSVVKDFLDGVKEHLQNNYDFINGLLVGLINSIIDFFKSFFDILAILIDVLNGVVQAGKFFEKPGHYLRLLAEGFENLLDLVASVFTVENLKALGQFLISMPIATAKLLLGLFTKASNAKITIDPGAIGYYLGFLVGFIASEVVMFFATGGTGTIAKGVKAVFKSYKELLNMAARTVAKTATVTVNTFLTIIQKLKELIKNLPKHLNTLKGWIDEFVDKLIKVANQLFKGFEAVLELLFDLGVVIVQKLDPETGKVLVQGADGVIYAIKQADKTIFEGSKTAIEGFLNKIDDISKSGGNAKKKVQQHLDEVLERRKFNDFDGGILLSERVLKKRIKKLLQKYKNFNLEVRFVDETTNVKKLKDWNARKVLGSFKQGPPPTLFFRKEVTELTWQHELWHLEDLKRLGTKKFYQTSNWKHEESVWNKIWKTKNKWTEEELVDSYFYYKKTARGEIGTWNRIQEMEELLEKPYYKNIRYKK is encoded by the coding sequence ATGCATGCTCATGAATATGGATCCAAGCATTTTAAACATAAAACCAATTTTAAAGATTTGGTGGTGTTTTCAGATGTTCAGCAAAATAAAATAAAAGAAACAACAGTACCAAGTTCTAGTGTATATGTTGAAATAGAAAAAGGAGTGAAGAGTCCAGATAAGTGGTTGCTTCATTTTAATAGTAGATTATCTGGTGAATACGGTGATTTTTTTCTAGAAAACAATCCGCCTTATGGAGAAGTAAGTAAGCTTCAATACGAGGAAAATGATGATAACTTCGCTTTTATTCAAGAGAATATAGCTGATTTTCAAAACGGAACATTACCGTATTACAAAATTAACGAGAAGTTTTATATACAGCTTGATAATAGTATTGATTTAGAAGAGGTAATTGTAAATGCAAATCCATCACCATTACCTAGAGATGTAAAGAGTGTCGAATATGATGCTTTTGTAACGGTGTTTATTTCTGAAGACGGAGCACAGCTTTTGCAAGCTTATGAAGCTGTTAAAAAAGTAGGTGCACACGAGGTAGTTATTTTTATAGAGCGTAGCTCGGGAAGTAATTTATTTGGTACCGTATTTAGAATAAAAAAAGGAAAAAATGTAAATACACTTTTAGAAACGAATAGAATTCACATTGCGGAAATTGCCAGAGCGTATGGTGTGGATATTATTGCGAATAAGTTAAGTAAAATGATAGAGCAGGAGCTAAAAAAAACCAAGGAAAGTAATTTTTATTTGGTGTTGGCTACTGGGGGAAGAATGGTACGTTGGGGAGCTGATGTGACTTTTAGTAATTCATCAAAATTCTTAAAAAGTACAGGAGAAGAAATTGGAAAATTAAAGCTGGGTGATAATTATTGGAAAACTGAAATAGAAGGGAAAGAAAACCCAAAGTACGATCCGTTATTACCAAAGCTTAAAATTAACGAAAGTTTTTCATCCGAAAAAATAGCAAATTCAATATACAAAACCTATGTAACTCCGTTAGAAGGAGTTGTTGCTTCGTTTGCAGAGCGTTTTAATAAGCATTGGTTGTTTAAAGAGTTGATGCCTTTTAAGGTTGATTATATTACCAAGTTGCTTCAATACATTCCTAGTGTGGTTAAAGATTTTTTAGATGGAGTGAAAGAACATTTGCAAAACAACTACGATTTTATTAACGGTTTACTTGTGGGGCTTATTAATAGTATTATCGATTTTTTTAAATCTTTTTTTGATATTTTAGCTATCTTAATCGATGTTTTAAATGGTGTCGTTCAAGCAGGAAAGTTCTTTGAAAAACCAGGGCATTACCTACGCTTATTAGCAGAAGGTTTTGAAAATTTATTAGATTTAGTAGCGAGCGTTTTTACGGTAGAAAACTTAAAAGCATTAGGGCAATTTTTAATAAGTATGCCAATAGCAACAGCAAAGTTATTGCTAGGGTTGTTTACAAAAGCGTCAAATGCAAAAATAACAATAGATCCGGGTGCTATAGGATATTATCTAGGGTTTTTAGTTGGTTTTATAGCTTCTGAAGTGGTAATGTTTTTTGCTACGGGTGGTACAGGTACTATCGCAAAAGGGGTAAAAGCAGTATTTAAATCGTATAAAGAATTGCTGAATATGGCTGCCAGAACAGTAGCTAAAACAGCTACGGTAACGGTTAATACGTTTTTAACGATAATTCAAAAACTAAAAGAGCTTATTAAAAACCTGCCAAAACATTTAAATACTTTAAAAGGATGGATTGATGAGTTTGTTGATAAATTGATTAAGGTAGCTAATCAATTATTTAAAGGTTTTGAGGCTGTTTTAGAATTATTATTTGATTTAGGAGTTGTGATTGTACAGAAGTTAGATCCTGAAACAGGAAAAGTTTTAGTACAAGGAGCGGATGGAGTAATATATGCTATAAAACAAGCTGATAAAACTATTTTTGAAGGAAGTAAAACTGCCATTGAAGGCTTTCTAAATAAAATTGATGATATTAGTAAAAGTGGTGGAAATGCTAAAAAGAAAGTTCAACAACATTTGGATGAGGTTTTAGAAAGAAGGAAATTTAATGATTTTGACGGGGGAATTTTGCTTTCTGAAAGAGTTTTAAAAAAGAGAATTAAAAAACTTTTACAAAAATATAAAAACTTCAATTTAGAAGTTCGTTTTGTTGATGAGACTACTAATGTAAAAAAACTCAAAGATTGGAATGCTCGTAAAGTTTTAGGTAGTTTTAAGCAAGGACCTCCCCCGACACTTTTCTTTAGAAAGGAGGTTACTGAGCTTACTTGGCAACATGAACTCTGGCATTTAGAAGATTTGAAGCGTTTAGGAACTAAAAAGTTTTACCAAACTTCTAACTGGAAACATGAAGAAAGTGTTTGGAATAAAATTTGGAAAACTAAAAATAAATGGACTGAGGAAGAGTTAGTTGACTCTTATTTTTATTATAAAAAAACAGCTAGGGGTGAAATAGGAACATGGAATAGAATACAAGAAATGGAAGAATTACTTGAAAAACCTTATTATAAAAATATAAGATATAAAAAATAA
- a CDS encoding phage holin family protein, which yields MDKFSHLIFWLLALLSPLNGVLTTMVLLIIVDFITGSYAAIKNNFPIRSIRFGHTVSKFFIYNLVIISAYFLEKHIVNEVPFLKIIAGFIAVTEIKSILENYNKIYGVNPFKALHNLLKQTGLQSTLEPLSKKQKKKEKV from the coding sequence ATGGATAAATTTTCACATCTCATTTTTTGGCTTTTAGCTTTATTGTCGCCTTTAAATGGAGTGTTAACTACCATGGTATTACTAATAATAGTTGATTTTATTACAGGGTCGTATGCAGCAATTAAAAATAATTTTCCTATTCGTAGCATACGATTTGGACATACGGTTTCTAAGTTTTTTATATATAACCTAGTAATTATATCTGCTTACTTTTTAGAAAAACACATTGTAAACGAAGTGCCGTTTTTAAAAATAATAGCAGGCTTTATTGCTGTTACTGAAATTAAATCAATTTTAGAGAATTATAATAAAATTTATGGAGTAAACCCTTTTAAAGCATTGCATAATTTGTTGAAACAAACAGGTTTGCAAAGTACTTTAGAACCATTATCCAAAAAACAAAAAAAGAAAGAAAAAGTTTAG